A region of Bombilactobacillus folatiphilus DNA encodes the following proteins:
- a CDS encoding pectate lyase-like adhesive domain-containing protein, translating to MNNYKYLLKILKLFLLFVTAYLLLISHCQLVRAAHSKNLNLTTNNLIVDSALHSPQTQTQDNTKNFDYLTQPSPMVDNIAREATAHPGLYMYDNYANLNGQFYWADSDAQASVADGKNYFTVDNDPDAKDNQDDFNYLIKNGENLGSSATYTAYVSTAQGFLEAVYDEDSPDAKNDNVSHISKIVIKNDLDLSKDYCDYTGYRGLTFEWNYTRHFKMDIEGNNHSIEFADCSIALISNGSSTNKDSTFSVSDAGAICSTLYKEDWTLKDLHAYDQSYWGPIAANNGVADNAQKADEGKDNNYIQRHGGFTRITYDNFTDVGAQTHNGYSSKANSDIVIKDRVDLSSVKSYKYNGKVYESQDKNQQIFEASNITFSKGCLFTGYTYDASGITLSGSTTHSEDPSRAHEHNVVKLEDGAKVYLFPHGDASAENSGDSPNINMPYAITSIGNNSKIELHGNSELYMISNDAPPKGQYYTSSDPLRNNHSLAGGLYVGGKCDVEYHKDSTGSPILRVQSNDDSTMDYNNPQNNVMDDDGNFPAGRETNSNAAGDANVQESSYSNAMGDAHSNYGQYISPDTNSTGATLASKPLVYLGGAGSSANLDNGTFSVQTHNLHDFGTGNSSNSIGLSAGRGQVMDIASGMKVTINKDGIFNLKNTGASNTGGAIILLYADNGMDLNIYNPEKINLDLGTNNNPNSDIVYVNGGSATSPGGSVNVFNSTFSASGNSSAISGPSGSLGTGNNDDVTLDNVPIQKLEVPFAYWAIMGNLLQDGTKDVYASKDNLAKLNIGLAAMNGKEFHQITFGKLDSPLINNATDDVIPAHSMDIKGTISHYDNDTAFTPATPLLHLSLVRQDGSTYDLGTVNNSQQSYWGYTDSSNNAITKPVSPGILGVGEDGKQNGLVSSDRTGDVVLTAPLYLNDGVDDADHPDDQDVKITQTASDPKSSVFDYTIDFANALKKYNEFAEKPDSGKTPINDLKSSDKLMVSAVTNYQETPLQTVNVTNLFLSTGDSKDVLLGDEVAVPLSYYDGDPNAKKLHLNGTVIGDGTSKTVTTGDDPLNITHPADKKDVPTTWNIADVTDKVGQHTLSFDGKDDIDPANPYPTSGQLTYDYNVLPFPKYQGTKKLSHLNEQTYTDGDQTIHTASAGNNKLVTTFKPVGHHDLAEVKLSLHQPTSGAITTSSAYQITASYPDTTDSTKTVTKTITEPMATNDGVYTLTANDFGFGVADFPVDTTFTIQQDVNVTGDIQSLFSSAADTLSTIDSDGAEHVLATTNAPKNWITNHDVELFVPQKLNYTAKLFDKKKDFYPDDSEDKPEVELKNNFTGDENITLIAKYEGESTDDKVGPLLMYGSCDNAQSLEDDVTIDKCSLAGSTSKKINLKPSSPTETTGLFIQVPDDGSHKLNNKTTYKGKVTWSLSNSIS from the coding sequence TTGAATAATTATAAATACTTACTTAAAATTTTAAAATTGTTTCTATTGTTTGTGACAGCCTATTTGTTGTTAATTTCGCATTGTCAGTTGGTGCGGGCAGCACATAGTAAAAATCTGAATTTGACGACTAATAACCTCATAGTTGACTCTGCCTTGCATTCACCGCAAACGCAAACTCAAGATAATACCAAAAATTTTGATTATTTGACGCAACCATCGCCCATGGTCGACAATATTGCAAGAGAGGCTACTGCTCATCCAGGATTGTATATGTATGATAATTATGCAAATCTGAATGGACAATTTTACTGGGCCGATTCTGACGCTCAAGCTAGTGTTGCTGACGGTAAAAATTATTTCACTGTTGATAATGATCCTGACGCTAAAGATAATCAAGATGATTTCAACTATTTAATCAAGAATGGTGAAAATTTGGGATCTAGTGCTACATATACGGCCTACGTTAGTACGGCTCAAGGATTCTTGGAAGCTGTTTATGATGAAGATAGTCCTGATGCTAAAAATGACAATGTTTCGCATATCAGTAAAATAGTAATTAAAAATGATTTAGATTTATCAAAGGATTACTGTGACTATACTGGTTATCGTGGCTTAACTTTTGAATGGAACTATACTAGACATTTTAAAATGGATATTGAGGGGAATAATCATTCAATAGAGTTTGCAGATTGTAGTATTGCTTTAATTTCTAATGGAAGCAGTACTAACAAAGATTCTACTTTTTCAGTAAGTGACGCCGGTGCAATATGTAGCACCCTCTATAAGGAAGATTGGACTTTGAAGGATTTACACGCCTATGATCAAAGTTACTGGGGACCAATCGCTGCTAATAATGGAGTAGCTGATAATGCGCAAAAAGCTGATGAAGGTAAAGATAATAATTATATCCAACGCCACGGAGGGTTTACTCGAATTACCTATGATAACTTTACTGATGTAGGTGCGCAAACACATAATGGTTATAGTTCTAAAGCTAATAGTGATATTGTTATAAAAGATAGAGTCGATTTATCTTCAGTTAAAAGTTATAAATATAATGGCAAAGTATATGAGAGTCAAGATAAAAATCAACAGATTTTTGAAGCCTCCAATATCACTTTTTCTAAGGGGTGTCTTTTCACTGGTTATACGTATGATGCTAGTGGGATTACACTAAGTGGTTCTACAACACATTCTGAGGATCCTAGTCGTGCTCATGAACACAATGTCGTCAAACTAGAAGATGGAGCAAAAGTTTATCTCTTTCCACACGGAGATGCCAGTGCAGAAAATAGTGGTGATTCTCCAAATATTAATATGCCATATGCAATTACATCTATTGGTAATAATTCTAAGATTGAGCTGCACGGTAATTCGGAATTATACATGATCTCTAATGATGCTCCCCCCAAAGGTCAGTACTATACTAGTAGTGATCCACTACGCAATAATCATTCATTGGCTGGTGGATTGTATGTTGGTGGAAAGTGTGATGTTGAATATCACAAAGATAGCACTGGTTCACCCATTCTACGTGTTCAAAGTAACGATGATAGTACAATGGATTATAATAATCCACAAAATAATGTTATGGACGATGATGGCAACTTTCCGGCGGGTCGTGAGACGAATAGTAATGCTGCAGGTGATGCTAATGTTCAAGAAAGCTCTTATAGTAATGCTATGGGTGATGCTCACAGTAACTATGGTCAATATATTTCACCTGATACTAATTCGACAGGCGCAACTTTAGCCAGTAAACCGCTTGTTTATTTAGGTGGTGCTGGTAGTAGCGCTAATTTAGATAACGGGACTTTTAGTGTTCAAACACACAATCTCCATGACTTTGGAACTGGTAATAGTTCAAATAGTATAGGATTATCGGCTGGTCGCGGTCAGGTAATGGATATTGCTTCAGGGATGAAAGTTACCATCAATAAAGATGGAATATTCAATTTAAAGAATACTGGTGCTTCGAATACTGGTGGTGCGATTATTCTGTTATATGCGGATAATGGTATGGATTTGAATATTTATAATCCTGAAAAAATTAACTTGGATTTGGGAACGAATAACAATCCTAATAGTGATATTGTTTATGTTAATGGTGGTTCAGCAACTAGTCCAGGTGGGAGTGTTAACGTGTTTAATAGTACCTTTAGTGCTAGTGGTAATTCTAGCGCAATTAGTGGACCTAGTGGTTCTTTAGGAACTGGTAATAATGACGATGTTACATTGGATAATGTGCCGATTCAAAAATTAGAAGTTCCCTTTGCCTACTGGGCAATTATGGGTAATCTGCTTCAAGATGGTACGAAAGATGTTTATGCTTCCAAAGATAATTTAGCAAAATTGAATATAGGTTTAGCCGCAATGAACGGTAAGGAATTCCATCAAATTACTTTCGGTAAATTGGATAGTCCTTTGATTAATAACGCAACTGATGATGTGATTCCTGCTCACAGTATGGATATTAAGGGCACGATTAGTCACTACGATAATGATACAGCCTTTACGCCGGCCACTCCATTGTTGCATTTGAGTTTGGTGCGGCAAGATGGCTCCACTTATGATTTGGGCACTGTTAACAATTCTCAACAATCTTACTGGGGTTACACAGATAGTAGTAATAATGCAATCACTAAACCCGTTTCTCCCGGTATTTTAGGTGTGGGTGAAGATGGTAAGCAAAATGGTTTAGTTAGTTCGGACCGTACTGGTGATGTTGTTTTAACTGCACCGCTCTACTTGAATGATGGTGTCGATGATGCAGATCATCCTGATGATCAAGATGTTAAAATTACACAGACTGCTTCTGATCCTAAAAGTTCTGTTTTTGATTATACGATTGACTTTGCCAATGCTTTGAAGAAATATAATGAGTTTGCCGAGAAGCCTGACAGTGGTAAGACGCCGATTAATGATTTGAAATCGAGTGATAAGTTGATGGTTAGTGCTGTTACTAATTATCAAGAGACGCCATTGCAAACAGTCAATGTGACCAATCTGTTTTTGAGCACAGGGGACAGCAAGGATGTTCTCTTAGGTGATGAGGTGGCCGTACCGCTGAGTTATTACGATGGTGATCCTAATGCTAAGAAGCTACACTTGAATGGGACTGTTATTGGTGATGGTACTTCTAAGACGGTTACTACTGGTGATGATCCATTGAATATTACACATCCAGCTGATAAAAAGGATGTGCCAACAACTTGGAATATTGCTGATGTTACGGATAAGGTGGGGCAACATACTTTGAGCTTTGATGGTAAAGATGATATTGATCCCGCCAATCCGTATCCGACTAGTGGTCAATTGACTTATGATTATAATGTTTTGCCATTTCCTAAGTATCAGGGAACCAAAAAATTAAGTCATTTAAATGAGCAAACTTATACTGATGGTGATCAGACCATTCATACTGCTAGTGCTGGTAATAATAAGTTGGTCACCACGTTTAAGCCTGTTGGACACCATGATTTAGCCGAAGTTAAATTGTCGTTACATCAACCAACATCAGGGGCAATTACTACGAGTTCCGCATATCAAATTACTGCTAGTTATCCTGATACAACAGATTCCACGAAGACGGTTACCAAAACGATAACTGAACCGATGGCGACTAATGACGGTGTATATACATTAACTGCCAATGATTTTGGTTTTGGCGTGGCTGATTTTCCAGTAGATACTACTTTTACGATTCAACAAGATGTCAATGTTACGGGCGATATTCAAAGTTTATTTAGTAGTGCGGCGGATACCTTGTCGACGATAGATAGTGATGGAGCTGAACATGTATTGGCGACGACGAACGCTCCTAAGAACTGGATTACGAATCATGATGTAGAATTGTTTGTGCCTCAAAAATTGAACTATACAGCCAAATTATTTGATAAAAAGAAAGATTTTTATCCCGATGATAGCGAGGATAAACCTGAAGTAGAGTTGAAAAATAATTTTACAGGTGACGAGAATATTACTTTAATTGCTAAATATGAAGGTGAATCAACGGATGATAAAGTGGGACCTTTATTGATGTATGGTAGTTGTGATAATGCACAATCCTTAGAGGATGATGTTACAATTGATAAATGTTCTTTAGCTGGTAGTACAAGCAAAAAAATCAATCTCAAACCAAGCTCGCCAACTGAGACGACAGGATTATTTATTCAAGTACCTGATGATGGAAGTCATAAGTTAAATAATAAGACGACTTATAAGGGCAAGGTGACTTGGTCTCTGAGTAATTCTATAAGTTAA
- the cbpA gene encoding cyclic di-AMP binding protein CbpA, translating into MLIKSLVLKKQFLTTVQESVNLEEALQILEDTGFRCVPILDETGTIFRGNIYKMHIYRHKSRGGDMSLPVTYLLKNATKTIPINSPFFKVFFNIKDLPYIAVLDEEHRFYGILTHTKLLNMLSEAWNINTGSYVLTVISSGQSGELAEMAGIISREANIAGCLTLDARKTALVRRNLFTLKAGISPAKLQHIVDNLEANNYRVAEIDDLQKGSILDELPKI; encoded by the coding sequence ATGTTAATAAAATCACTTGTTTTAAAAAAGCAATTCCTTACTACCGTTCAAGAATCAGTCAATTTAGAAGAAGCTTTACAAATTCTGGAAGATACTGGCTTTCGTTGTGTGCCCATTTTAGACGAAACAGGTACCATTTTTCGTGGTAATATCTATAAAATGCACATTTATCGCCATAAATCGCGTGGTGGTGACATGAGTTTGCCAGTCACTTATCTGCTTAAAAATGCGACAAAGACAATTCCGATTAATTCACCCTTTTTTAAAGTTTTCTTTAATATTAAGGACTTGCCTTATATCGCCGTTTTAGATGAAGAACACCGTTTTTATGGCATTTTAACGCATACCAAGTTGCTTAATATGTTATCAGAAGCTTGGAATATCAACACCGGCAGTTATGTCCTGACCGTGATTTCCTCAGGCCAAAGTGGTGAATTAGCCGAAATGGCTGGTATTATCAGTCGAGAAGCCAATATCGCCGGTTGCTTAACTTTAGATGCCCGTAAAACCGCACTCGTTCGGCGGAATCTCTTCACCTTAAAAGCGGGCATTAGTCCAGCCAAATTACAACATATCGTTGACAATTTAGAAGCGAACAACTATCGCGTTGCCGAAATTGATGATCTCCAAAAAGGCAGTATTTTAGACGAATTACCTAAAATTTAA
- a CDS encoding L-lactate dehydrogenase, with product MTSITNKNHTKVLLVGDGAVGSTFAYAMVLNGIANEIGITDIAKDKTKGDALDIADATPYSSPTKLYSAEYSDAKDADIVVITAGAPQKPGETRLDLVNKNLNILKTIVNPIVDSGFNGIFLVAANPVDILTYGTWKLSGFPKERVIGSGTSLDTARLRKFVGQELNVDPRSVHGYILGEHGDSEFAAWSHTTVGGLSIAELNATHPELTDQRLAELNDTVVNAAYDIINTKGATFYGVGTALARICQALLRDENTVLPLSVHMDGQYGVNDLYISSPTVVNRNGVVSVLEIPLSASEKEKMQSSAAQLRKVATDGFKATGIK from the coding sequence ATGACAAGTATTACAAACAAGAATCATACCAAAGTATTGTTAGTCGGTGACGGCGCAGTTGGGTCCACTTTTGCTTACGCCATGGTTTTGAATGGTATTGCCAACGAAATTGGGATCACCGATATTGCTAAAGACAAAACAAAGGGTGACGCTTTAGATATTGCTGATGCCACACCGTATAGTTCGCCAACAAAGCTCTATTCAGCAGAATATAGTGATGCTAAAGATGCAGATATTGTTGTAATTACAGCCGGCGCTCCTCAAAAGCCCGGTGAAACACGTTTAGATTTAGTTAACAAAAATTTGAATATTTTAAAGACCATCGTGAATCCAATTGTTGACTCAGGATTCAATGGTATTTTCTTAGTTGCTGCTAATCCAGTTGATATTTTAACTTATGGTACATGGAAATTATCCGGTTTCCCTAAAGAACGTGTAATTGGTTCCGGTACTTCCTTAGATACTGCACGCTTACGTAAATTTGTGGGTCAAGAATTGAATGTCGATCCACGTTCCGTGCATGGTTATATTTTAGGCGAACACGGCGACAGCGAATTCGCTGCTTGGTCTCATACAACCGTTGGTGGCTTGAGCATTGCAGAATTGAACGCTACCCACCCAGAATTAACAGATCAACGGTTGGCGGAATTAAACGACACCGTTGTCAACGCGGCTTATGACATTATTAATACCAAAGGTGCTACTTTCTACGGTGTGGGGACTGCTTTAGCTCGTATTTGCCAAGCTTTGTTGCGCGACGAAAATACGGTCTTACCATTATCCGTTCACATGGACGGTCAATACGGTGTCAATGATCTATATATTAGTTCACCGACAGTGGTCAACCGCAACGGTGTGGTCTCAGTTCTGGAAATTCCATTATCTGCCAGTGAAAAAGAAAAGATGCAATCCTCTGCTGCACAATTGAGAAAAGTAGCTACGGATGGCTTTAAAGCTACAGGCATTAAATAA
- the pth gene encoding aminoacyl-tRNA hydrolase yields MKAIFGLGNPGREYDQTKHNMGFMTIDALADTYQVELNKSEFSAIDTHFKLAGETIYLVKPLTFMNSSGNAVKQLMSYYQIRPEEILVIQDDLDLPIGKIRLREKGSAGGHNGIKSIIAATGTQDFKRVKIGIGHPDRAQVVNWVLTPFQKAEQANAQAGIGLAAQAIQKWLETDNFSQVMNDFN; encoded by the coding sequence ATGAAAGCAATTTTTGGTTTAGGCAATCCGGGACGTGAATACGATCAGACTAAGCATAATATGGGGTTTATGACGATTGATGCCCTAGCAGATACTTATCAAGTTGAATTGAACAAGAGTGAATTTTCGGCAATTGATACTCATTTTAAATTAGCAGGTGAAACGATTTATTTAGTCAAACCGCTAACTTTTATGAATAGTTCAGGCAACGCGGTGAAGCAATTGATGAGTTATTATCAAATTCGTCCCGAAGAAATTTTGGTCATTCAAGATGATTTGGACTTGCCGATTGGTAAGATTCGGTTGCGAGAAAAGGGTTCCGCCGGCGGTCATAATGGGATCAAGAGTATTATTGCGGCAACGGGAACCCAAGACTTTAAACGTGTCAAAATTGGCATTGGCCATCCAGATCGTGCACAAGTGGTGAATTGGGTGTTAACTCCTTTTCAAAAAGCAGAACAGGCCAACGCTCAAGCTGGCATTGGTTTAGCCGCCCAAGCAATCCAAAAATGGTTAGAAACTGATAATTTCAGCCAAGTGATGAATGATTTTAACTAA
- the mfd gene encoding transcription-repair coupling factor translates to MQLIDFLEQNQTLHDFVANLLPQTHQVVTGLNGSAKALFLATVAQQTQQPLLVVVDDNYHANLLMDDLQQLLPTEQLYHFDVEAPIAMQMATSSPEALSQRLLALEFLGSQQAGVVVTSVAGLEFLLPTPQQFAAAQIKIAQNQEIVVANLGQQLVDLGYRRQNLVMSPGEFAIRGDIVDFYPLTMDKPIRVEFFGDEVDAIHTFDPETQRSQDELTETLVLPASDYLVDDKRLQIVGELLEQQLTTEIGTIKDPELIQNLKHNFQSDIEQLQHGVHLEQLGQYVSLLYPKPATLVDYLSSSGIIIYDDLARLNEQERTNLEENSAWVSGRIETGKLLGQQRFRWSLAEVIDEVLQAKLDLTLFQKTSYPVRLNQLLNLNTRTVQQFFSNLPLLKTEIQHWQVQGYTIVLLLSVKSNLQKIQRTLADFEISSTQSTLTRIEKQQTQLIAGGLHTGIDFLDEKLVIITEKELFNKQPQRRRQRSTISNAERLKSYTDLKPGDYVVHVNHGIGKFLGTQTLEVDGKHQDYMTIEYRDDGKLFIPVTQLNMVQKYVSAKGKAPRMNKLGGTEWHKTKQKVQKNIEDIADDLVKLYAQRESEPGFAFAPDDDLQHQFDEQFAYVETPDQLRSIEEVKADMEKPHPMERLLVGDVGFGKTEVALRAAFKAVNNGKQVAFLVPTTILAQQHYQTMLERFEGFPVKIAIMSRFQTATQQRKTKAGLADGSVDIVVGTHRLLSKDIEFLDLGLLIIDEEQRFGVKHKERLKQLKSQIDVLSMTATPIPRTLNMSMMGVRDLSVIETAPPNRYPIQTFVMEQNYDVIRSAILREMERGGQVFYLHNRVEDMEQVVSILEGLIPDVRVGIANGQMTENQLEAVITNFLNGEYDVLVTTTIIETGVDIANANTLIVENADHYGLSQLYQLRGRVGRSSRVAYAYLMYRPDKTLTEVGEKRLEAVKNFTELGSGFKIAMQDLAIRGSGNLLGQQQHGFIDSVGYDLYTQMLNEAVAKKRRQQSWQAKTNAAIRLDVEAYLPSAYISDERQKIEMYKRLREAKDLAQVQQLRQELLDRFGKFPKEVANLLAMTQIKVLADQALINKITQVQSQVQIVFDPMANRYLVGEQIFANLATTQLKAQVANEHGYFIISLKMQPQVPLLTELEAFLQPFAEQAQQISEK, encoded by the coding sequence TTGCAGTTAATTGATTTTTTGGAGCAAAATCAAACTTTACATGATTTTGTCGCTAATTTGCTTCCGCAGACCCACCAAGTGGTTACGGGCTTGAATGGTTCGGCGAAGGCGTTATTTTTGGCAACGGTGGCTCAGCAGACTCAGCAACCGTTGTTAGTGGTCGTCGACGATAATTATCATGCTAATTTGTTGATGGATGATTTGCAGCAACTTTTGCCAACTGAACAGTTATATCATTTTGACGTGGAAGCTCCGATTGCGATGCAAATGGCTACAAGTTCACCTGAAGCGTTGAGTCAAAGATTATTAGCGTTGGAATTCTTGGGTTCTCAGCAAGCGGGGGTTGTGGTTACTTCCGTGGCTGGTTTGGAGTTTTTGCTGCCGACACCGCAACAATTTGCAGCGGCGCAAATTAAAATTGCACAAAATCAAGAAATTGTCGTAGCAAATCTAGGGCAACAATTAGTTGATCTAGGTTATCGACGCCAAAATTTGGTGATGAGTCCTGGTGAATTTGCGATTCGAGGCGATATTGTTGATTTTTACCCATTGACAATGGATAAACCCATTCGTGTTGAGTTCTTTGGTGATGAAGTCGACGCTATTCACACATTTGATCCCGAGACGCAGCGCAGTCAAGATGAACTGACGGAAACGCTCGTATTGCCAGCGAGTGATTATTTGGTTGATGATAAGCGCTTACAAATTGTAGGGGAATTATTAGAGCAGCAATTAACGACTGAAATTGGGACGATCAAAGATCCAGAACTTATTCAAAATTTAAAACATAATTTTCAAAGTGATATTGAACAACTACAACACGGTGTCCATTTGGAACAATTAGGACAATATGTATCGTTGTTATATCCCAAGCCGGCAACGTTAGTGGATTACTTAAGTTCCTCGGGGATTATTATTTATGATGATTTGGCGCGTCTTAACGAGCAAGAGCGGACTAATTTGGAAGAAAATTCCGCTTGGGTGAGTGGTCGGATCGAAACGGGGAAACTTTTAGGCCAACAGCGTTTTCGCTGGTCATTAGCTGAAGTAATTGATGAAGTTTTACAGGCAAAATTAGATTTAACCTTGTTTCAAAAAACAAGCTATCCTGTGCGATTAAATCAATTATTGAATTTGAATACGCGTACTGTACAGCAATTTTTTAGTAATCTACCATTGCTCAAAACGGAAATTCAACATTGGCAAGTTCAAGGCTACACGATTGTCCTTTTGCTGAGTGTCAAAAGTAATTTGCAGAAAATACAACGAACACTAGCGGATTTTGAGATTTCCAGTACGCAAAGTACGTTAACGCGAATTGAAAAGCAGCAGACCCAGTTGATTGCCGGTGGTTTACACACCGGAATTGATTTTCTAGATGAAAAATTAGTCATTATTACTGAAAAGGAATTGTTCAATAAGCAACCGCAACGTCGGCGCCAACGTTCGACGATTAGTAATGCTGAACGATTAAAAAGTTATACGGATTTGAAGCCCGGCGATTATGTTGTACACGTTAATCATGGGATTGGAAAATTTTTGGGGACGCAAACTTTAGAAGTTGATGGCAAGCATCAAGATTATATGACAATTGAGTACCGAGATGATGGCAAGCTTTTCATTCCCGTGACCCAATTGAATATGGTGCAAAAGTATGTGTCAGCCAAAGGCAAAGCTCCCCGCATGAACAAATTGGGGGGGACAGAATGGCATAAAACCAAGCAAAAAGTTCAAAAAAATATTGAAGATATTGCTGACGATTTGGTGAAATTATATGCCCAACGTGAGTCTGAACCGGGATTTGCTTTTGCGCCGGATGATGATTTGCAACATCAATTTGATGAACAATTTGCCTATGTCGAAACGCCTGATCAATTGCGTAGTATTGAAGAAGTGAAGGCGGATATGGAAAAGCCGCATCCAATGGAACGCTTGTTAGTGGGAGATGTCGGCTTTGGCAAAACTGAAGTTGCGCTCAGAGCAGCGTTTAAGGCTGTTAATAATGGTAAACAGGTCGCTTTTTTGGTACCGACAACTATTTTAGCTCAACAACACTATCAAACAATGCTGGAGCGTTTTGAGGGCTTTCCTGTCAAAATTGCGATTATGTCGCGGTTCCAAACCGCAACTCAACAACGAAAGACGAAAGCCGGTTTGGCAGATGGTTCGGTAGATATTGTGGTTGGCACGCACCGCCTGTTGTCTAAAGATATTGAATTTTTAGATTTAGGTTTATTAATCATTGATGAGGAACAACGTTTTGGCGTCAAACATAAGGAACGTCTGAAACAATTAAAGTCACAAATTGATGTTTTATCAATGACGGCAACTCCGATTCCGCGGACTTTAAATATGTCGATGATGGGGGTCCGGGATTTGTCGGTTATTGAAACAGCGCCACCCAATCGGTACCCAATTCAAACTTTTGTGATGGAACAAAATTATGATGTCATTCGGAGTGCGATTTTGCGGGAAATGGAACGTGGCGGTCAAGTGTTTTACTTGCATAATCGTGTGGAAGATATGGAACAAGTAGTTAGTATTTTGGAGGGTTTGATTCCAGATGTCCGCGTCGGTATTGCCAATGGGCAGATGACAGAAAATCAATTGGAAGCAGTGATTACGAATTTTTTAAATGGTGAATACGATGTGTTAGTCACCACGACAATCATTGAAACGGGGGTTGATATTGCGAATGCTAATACGTTAATTGTTGAGAATGCTGATCATTACGGCTTATCACAGCTTTATCAATTGCGGGGGCGCGTAGGACGTTCGAGTCGGGTGGCGTACGCGTATCTCATGTATCGGCCGGACAAGACTTTGACAGAAGTTGGCGAAAAGCGCTTAGAGGCTGTCAAAAACTTTACAGAGTTAGGTTCCGGTTTTAAAATTGCCATGCAGGATTTGGCTATTCGTGGTTCGGGGAATCTATTAGGTCAGCAACAGCATGGCTTCATTGATTCGGTCGGGTATGATTTGTATACGCAAATGTTGAATGAAGCGGTAGCTAAAAAGCGACGTCAACAAAGTTGGCAAGCTAAGACTAATGCAGCAATTCGTTTGGATGTGGAAGCTTATTTGCCCAGTGCTTATATTAGTGATGAGCGGCAGAAAATCGAAATGTATAAGCGCTTACGGGAAGCTAAAGATTTGGCGCAGGTGCAGCAATTGCGTCAAGAATTGCTAGATCGTTTTGGCAAATTTCCTAAAGAAGTGGCTAATTTATTAGCAATGACGCAAATTAAAGTACTAGCAGATCAAGCTTTGATCAACAAAATTACACAGGTTCAATCCCAAGTGCAAATTGTGTTTGATCCCATGGCTAACCGTTATTTGGTCGGTGAACAAATTTTTGCTAATTTGGCAACCACCCAACTTAAAGCGCAAGTGGCGAACGAACACGGTTACTTTATTATCTCGCTAAAAATGCAACCGCAAGTGCCGTTGTTAACGGAATTGGAAGCTTTTTTGCAACCTTTTGCCGAACAAGCACAGCAAATTTCAGAAAAGTAG